One stretch of Halococcus hamelinensis 100A6 DNA includes these proteins:
- a CDS encoding ABC transporter ATP-binding protein translates to MGEATDETDPAARLEDVVFAYEQGVDLPAAATFADDSAPDPDERGGPVLRGTSLDFAPGSFTVVMGASGGGKSTLLRTLNSIIPDFITGSFSGEVTVLGRDATEARVSEMAEVVGMVLQDYEDQLFGTSISAEVAFGPENLAVPSEEIGGRIEHSLDLMGLADLDRRRSPDTLSGGQKQRLVFAGVMANHPDLLLLDEPTSDLDPGGSRDTLSVVRSLADGAGEEGGPNDIVLVTHKIEEALLADRAVLLRGGRVFRHGTAREVFTDPEALREARVGVPAVVEVFDRLGWDDDLPLTVEEGIECVAESPLEWSPPGTRDGSSSDAPAGTGGSLGDPVFEFDDLVHTYDTDQGVVRAVDGVDLTVREGEVVAIVGHNGSGKTTLAKHFNGLLAPDSGSARWRDRDVSDLSMGEVGRSVGYVFQNPDHQIFATSVAEEVRFGPENFGLEGEELDRRVERAIETVELDGLEEADPFSLSKGQRQRVALASILATDPEVIVFDEPTTGLDATQQRQFLDLAARLNREEGLTLVMVTHSMSTVARYAPRTVVMADGEKVADRPTRELFADADALERWELKSPQPVALSNRLAGEGDLPALSVDEVVAGLGGEDTVPADSTPRGAANDGGLG, encoded by the coding sequence ATGGGAGAAGCGACCGACGAAACCGACCCCGCAGCCCGGCTCGAAGACGTGGTCTTCGCCTACGAGCAGGGCGTGGACCTGCCGGCCGCCGCGACCTTCGCCGACGATTCGGCACCGGACCCCGACGAACGCGGCGGGCCGGTGCTTCGCGGGACGAGCCTCGACTTCGCTCCCGGCTCGTTCACCGTCGTGATGGGCGCGAGCGGCGGCGGGAAGTCCACCCTCCTCCGGACCCTCAACTCGATCATCCCGGACTTCATCACGGGCTCGTTCTCGGGGGAGGTCACGGTGCTCGGGCGCGACGCCACCGAGGCGCGCGTCAGCGAGATGGCCGAAGTGGTCGGCATGGTGCTCCAGGACTACGAGGACCAGCTCTTCGGGACGAGCATCTCGGCGGAGGTGGCGTTCGGGCCCGAGAACCTCGCGGTCCCGTCCGAGGAGATCGGCGGCCGGATCGAGCACTCGCTCGACCTGATGGGGCTCGCCGACCTCGACCGCCGCCGCTCGCCCGACACCCTCTCGGGCGGGCAGAAACAGCGCCTCGTCTTCGCCGGCGTGATGGCGAATCACCCGGACCTCCTGTTGCTCGACGAACCCACGAGTGATCTGGACCCCGGCGGCAGCCGCGACACCCTCTCGGTGGTCCGCTCGCTCGCCGACGGCGCGGGCGAGGAAGGCGGACCGAACGACATCGTCCTCGTCACCCACAAGATCGAGGAGGCGCTGCTCGCCGACCGGGCGGTGCTCCTCCGGGGCGGCCGGGTCTTCCGCCACGGAACCGCACGCGAGGTGTTCACCGACCCCGAGGCGCTCCGCGAGGCACGCGTCGGCGTCCCCGCCGTCGTCGAGGTGTTCGACCGGCTCGGCTGGGACGACGACCTCCCGCTGACGGTCGAGGAAGGGATCGAGTGTGTCGCCGAGAGCCCTCTCGAATGGAGTCCGCCCGGGACCCGCGACGGGTCGAGCTCGGACGCGCCGGCCGGCACCGGCGGCTCCCTCGGCGACCCGGTCTTCGAGTTCGACGACCTCGTCCACACCTACGACACCGACCAGGGCGTCGTCCGGGCGGTCGACGGCGTGGACCTCACGGTCCGCGAGGGCGAGGTGGTCGCCATCGTCGGCCACAACGGCAGCGGGAAGACCACCCTCGCGAAGCACTTCAACGGCCTGCTCGCGCCGGATTCGGGGAGCGCGAGGTGGCGCGACCGCGACGTATCGGACCTCTCGATGGGCGAGGTCGGGCGGTCGGTCGGCTACGTCTTCCAGAACCCCGACCACCAGATCTTCGCGACCTCGGTGGCCGAGGAGGTCCGGTTCGGCCCCGAGAACTTCGGGCTGGAGGGCGAGGAGCTCGACCGGCGGGTCGAGCGCGCGATCGAGACCGTCGAGCTCGACGGGCTGGAGGAGGCCGACCCGTTCAGCCTCTCGAAGGGCCAACGTCAGCGGGTCGCGCTCGCGAGCATCCTCGCCACCGACCCCGAGGTCATCGTCTTCGACGAACCCACGACGGGGCTCGACGCCACCCAACAACGCCAGTTCCTCGACCTCGCGGCTCGATTGAACCGCGAGGAGGGGCTCACGCTGGTGATGGTGACCCACAGCATGAGTACGGTGGCGCGGTACGCCCCCCGAACGGTGGTGATGGCCGACGGCGAGAAGGTCGCCGACCGCCCGACCCGGGAGCTGTTCGCCGACGCCGACGCGCTCGAACGCTGGGAGCTCAAGTCCCCGCAGCCGGTCGCGCTCTCGAACCGGCTCGCGGGGGAGGGCGACCTGCCGGCGCTCTCGGTCGACGAGGTGGTGGCCGGGCTCGGCGGCGAGGACACGGTCCCGGCCGATAGCACGCCACGGGGTGCGGCGAACGACGGGGGTCTCGGATGA
- a CDS encoding energy-coupling factor transporter transmembrane component T family protein: MSGSTSLYVDKPTIFHRLTARSKLALLVGVLTTAYVFGNPVVVAVPLVALFVALVYAGGWRNVKRLSFVIVAVFLVGFVLWPAFTPPGDTVVFRTPWFAVTTYELLFALGRSERIVAFILGGLLFITTTSNEEIVTGLRSLGLPYAFCFAVGTALRLFPTFLGATGTVRQAQAARGHEVSGANPIERFRAYIPLIVPVFMTAVRSVQTQAMALEARGFDPRRDRTFYDKPTFGTVDWAVVVVGLVLVVGSVWLSFQGYGQV; encoded by the coding sequence ATGAGCGGCTCGACCTCGCTCTACGTCGACAAACCCACGATATTTCACCGGTTGACGGCCCGCTCGAAGCTCGCGCTGCTGGTCGGCGTGCTCACGACCGCCTACGTCTTCGGGAACCCCGTCGTGGTCGCCGTCCCGCTGGTCGCGCTGTTCGTCGCGCTGGTGTACGCCGGCGGGTGGCGCAACGTCAAGCGCCTCTCGTTCGTGATCGTCGCGGTGTTCCTCGTCGGGTTCGTGCTCTGGCCGGCGTTCACCCCGCCCGGCGACACCGTCGTGTTCCGGACCCCGTGGTTCGCCGTCACGACCTACGAACTCCTGTTCGCGCTCGGGCGGAGCGAACGCATCGTGGCGTTCATCCTCGGCGGCCTGCTGTTCATCACCACGACCTCGAACGAGGAGATCGTCACCGGCCTCCGCTCGCTGGGGCTCCCCTACGCCTTCTGCTTCGCGGTCGGCACCGCCCTCCGGCTGTTTCCGACCTTCCTCGGCGCGACCGGCACCGTCCGGCAGGCCCAGGCCGCCCGCGGCCACGAGGTGAGCGGGGCGAACCCGATCGAGCGATTCCGGGCCTACATCCCGCTCATCGTCCCGGTGTTCATGACCGCGGTCCGGTCGGTCCAGACCCAGGCGATGGCGCTCGAAGCCCGCGGGTTCGACCCGCGACGCGACCGGACGTTCTACGACAAACCGACGTTCGGCACCGTCGACTGGGCGGTCGTCGTCGTGGGGCTCGTGCTGGTGGTCGGGTCGGTCTGGCTCTCCTTTCAGGGCTACGGCCAGGTCTAA
- a CDS encoding QueT transporter family protein: MREAFTMWRDTRMIMLVAVVAAVYAAILVPFKAFQIIPGFVSVRPANVFPVIFGLMFGPAAAWGSAIGNLIGDIFGGTLSPGSIFGFVGNFFYAMVGYKLWGSLGPLSSGNEPDFRSNTGTQLAEYVVIAAVASALTASTIAWGLDTLGLAPFPAISISIGVNNFLTSAILGPILLFLLWGRVKDLGLLYPDVMRSEDLPDVGTSRTQLAAYGFLVVAFVWIAVGTFVAPPGSTFQLVLGAVGLVLAFALAAVSGERLSSIVS; encoded by the coding sequence ATGCGAGAAGCATTCACGATGTGGCGCGACACCCGAATGATAATGCTGGTCGCGGTGGTGGCGGCGGTCTACGCCGCGATCCTGGTCCCCTTCAAGGCGTTTCAGATCATCCCGGGGTTCGTCAGCGTTCGACCCGCGAACGTGTTCCCGGTGATCTTCGGGCTGATGTTCGGTCCCGCGGCGGCGTGGGGGTCGGCGATCGGCAACCTGATCGGCGATATCTTCGGCGGGACGCTCTCGCCGGGGAGCATCTTCGGGTTCGTCGGCAACTTCTTCTATGCGATGGTCGGCTACAAGCTCTGGGGGAGCCTCGGGCCGCTGTCGAGCGGCAACGAACCGGACTTCCGCTCGAACACCGGCACGCAGCTCGCCGAGTACGTCGTCATCGCGGCAGTCGCCTCGGCGCTCACCGCGTCGACCATCGCGTGGGGGCTCGACACCCTCGGCCTCGCGCCCTTCCCGGCGATCAGTATCTCGATCGGCGTCAACAACTTCCTCACGTCCGCGATCCTCGGGCCAATCTTGCTCTTCTTGCTCTGGGGACGGGTCAAGGACCTCGGCCTCCTCTACCCCGACGTGATGCGAAGCGAGGACCTCCCGGACGTGGGCACCTCGCGAACACAGCTCGCCGCCTACGGGTTCCTCGTCGTCGCGTTCGTTTGGATCGCGGTCGGGACGTTCGTCGCACCTCCGGGATCGACCTTCCAGCTGGTGCTCGGCGCGGTCGGGCTCGTTCTCGCGTTCGCCCTCGCGGCGGTCTCGGGCGAACGGCTCTCGTCGATCGTGAGTTAA